In Pseudomonas fakonensis, one DNA window encodes the following:
- a CDS encoding glyceraldehyde-3-phosphate dehydrogenase, with the protein MWKVTVTQKPDQCLGEWIDREALAEAMIPLIGQLYRNNNVVSSIYGRSLINRSVISILKAHRFARHRQTDETELSVHETFPLLKAMSELKLGAASVDLGKLANKFKQEGNGRSAEQFVRDELAEVVGQQSANARKGTDVVLYGFGRIGRLLARILIEKTGGGDGLRLRAIVVRKGAENDLTKRASLLRRDSVHGPFDGTIVIDEENNTITANGNLIQVIYAKSPSEVDYTQYGINDALIVDNTGVWRDADGLGQHLACPGAARVILTAPGKGALKNIVHGINHGEITADDKIISAASCTTNAIVPVLKAINDQYGIVNGHVETVHSFTNDQNLIDNFHKGSRRGRAAPLNMVITETGAATAAAKALPVLKGKLTGNAIRVPTPNVSMAILNLNLEKATNREELNEYLRQTAMHSELHKQIDYVSSQEVVSTDFVGSRHAGVVDAEATIVNDNRVVLYVWYDNEFGYSCQVVRVMEDMAGVNPPAFPR; encoded by the coding sequence ATGTGGAAGGTTACCGTGACTCAGAAGCCCGACCAGTGTCTTGGTGAGTGGATCGATCGTGAAGCTTTGGCTGAAGCGATGATCCCGCTTATCGGTCAGCTCTACCGCAACAACAACGTGGTGAGCTCGATCTATGGCCGCAGCCTGATCAACCGTTCGGTTATCTCGATCCTCAAAGCGCACCGCTTTGCCCGTCACCGTCAAACTGACGAAACCGAACTGTCCGTCCACGAGACATTCCCCCTGCTCAAGGCCATGAGCGAGCTGAAACTGGGCGCTGCATCGGTCGACCTGGGCAAGCTGGCCAACAAGTTCAAGCAAGAGGGCAATGGCCGCAGCGCCGAGCAGTTCGTGCGTGACGAGCTGGCTGAGGTGGTTGGCCAACAGAGCGCCAACGCACGTAAGGGCACCGACGTCGTGCTGTACGGTTTCGGCCGCATCGGCCGCCTGCTGGCGCGCATCCTCATCGAAAAAACCGGTGGTGGCGACGGCCTGCGCCTGCGCGCCATCGTCGTGCGCAAGGGCGCCGAGAACGACCTGACCAAGCGCGCCAGCCTGCTGCGCCGCGATTCGGTACATGGCCCGTTCGACGGCACCATCGTCATCGATGAAGAAAACAACACCATCACCGCCAACGGCAACCTGATCCAGGTCATCTACGCCAAGAGCCCGAGCGAAGTCGACTACACCCAGTACGGCATCAACGATGCGCTGATCGTCGACAACACCGGTGTATGGCGTGACGCCGACGGCCTCGGCCAGCACCTGGCCTGCCCGGGCGCTGCCCGCGTAATCCTCACTGCACCTGGCAAGGGCGCGCTGAAGAACATCGTGCACGGCATCAACCACGGTGAAATCACTGCCGATGACAAGATCATCTCGGCAGCTTCGTGCACCACCAACGCCATCGTGCCGGTGCTCAAGGCCATCAACGACCAGTACGGCATCGTCAACGGCCACGTCGAAACCGTTCACTCGTTCACCAACGACCAGAACCTGATCGACAACTTCCACAAGGGCAGCCGTCGTGGCCGCGCCGCGCCGTTGAACATGGTCATCACCGAAACCGGTGCTGCCACTGCCGCTGCCAAGGCACTGCCAGTGCTCAAGGGCAAGCTGACCGGCAACGCCATCCGTGTGCCGACGCCAAACGTGTCGATGGCCATTCTCAACCTCAACCTTGAGAAAGCCACCAACCGCGAAGAGCTGAACGAGTACCTGCGCCAGACCGCCATGCACTCCGAGCTGCACAAGCAGATCGACTACGTCAGCTCCCAGGAAGTGGTTTCCACCGACTTCGTCGGCTCGCGCCACGCCGGTGTGGTGGACGCCGAGGCGACCATCGTCAACGACAACCGCGTTGTGCTGTACGTCTGGTACGACAACGAGTTCGGCTACAGCTGCCAGGTGGTTCGCGTGATGGAAGACATGGCCGGTGTGAACCCGCCAGCGTTTCCACGCTGA